One genomic region from Yamadazyma tenuis chromosome 4, complete sequence encodes:
- the taf6 gene encoding histone H4-like TAF Taf6, SAGA complex subunit (BUSCO:EOG09260THV; EggNog:ENOG503NV9P; COG:K), with amino-acid sequence MESGSKIPLSHSLWSPHDTVKDAAESLGINLTEESAKNLAMDVEYRIHEILETAIKFMRRSKRKLLTTGDINHSLKVLNIEPLYGYDNSQPLQFKEALVAAGGQTLYYIDDQEIELEKLINQELPKVPRQTTFTAHWLAIEGVQPIIPQNPSPAEIKSLPPAIRGATSSILGNDILNAAGNTEKNIMSTGSKNKKVTDKDTEVKPLVKHVLSKELKLYFDKVVDVLLSKDPEKEGLQNSALNSLKNDPGLHQLVPYFIQFVAEQITNQLRDIDILTTMLQVISALADNRSIFLDPYVHALMPCILTLLLAKNIGPNVKDFNDENGKSALKRNLAVREFAAILLKHIIVVYGSSYSTLKARVTRTLLRALLDSSKPIGTHYGALLGLKNMGNEVIKLVLIGNLKLWYNSVIDGINNDFAKEVLIDSVMDCLNELRIEDKLKTDDMQVDSEISEDLKSELAQRIGEPLAEEVLKLQNSKEIIRGIFFGELNV; translated from the coding sequence atggaATCAGGCTCAAAGATACCACTTTCACACTCATTATGGTCACCTCATGATACTGTGAAAGATGCAGCCGAGTCTTTGGGGATAAATTTGACCGAGGAGTCTGCTAAGAATCTTGCTATGGATGTCGAATACAGAATCCatgaaatcttggaaactgccatcaagttcatgagAAGGTCTAAAAGAAAGCTTTTAACCACTGGTGACATTAATCACTCTTTGAAAGTGTTGAATATTGAGCCCCTTTATGGGTATGACAACTCCCAACCATTACAATTCAAAGAAGCGTTAGTGGCAGCAGGTGGTCAAACCTTGTATTACATagatgatcaagaaattgagttggagaaattaATTAATCAGGAGTTGCCTAAAGTTCCTCGGCAAACAACTTTCACTGCTCATTGGCTTGCTATTGAAGGAGTACAACCAATTATTCCTCAGAACCCATCGCCAGCTGAGATCAAGTCATTACCGCCAGCTATTCGTGGGGCAACCTCGTCGATATTGGGTAATGATATATTGAATGCTGCAGGAAATACCGAGAAGAATATCATGTCAACTGGTTCAAAGAATAAGAAAGTCACAGATAAAGATACAGAAGTTAAACCATTGGTCAAACATGTTTTGTCtaaggaattgaagttgtactTCGACAAGGTTGTCGATGTCTTATTGTCCAAGGATCCAGAAAAGGAAGGTCTTCAAAACTCTGCCTTGAACTCATTAAAGAATGATCCAGGTTTACATCAATTAGTTCCATACTTCATCCAATTTGTTGCGGAACAAATCACAAATCAACTAAGAGATATTGATATTTTAACTACTATGTTGCAGGTTATATCTGCATTGGCCGATAACAGACTGATATTTTTGGACCCTTACGTACATGCCTTGATGCCATGTATTTTGACATTGTTGTTGGCTAAAAATATTGGTCCCAACGTAAAGGATTTCAATGATGAGAATGGGAAAAGCGCTCTTAAGAGAAACTTAGCAGTGAGAGAGTTTGCTGCCATTTTGTTAAAGCACATTATTGTTGTTTATGGCTCATCATATTCAACTTTAAAGGCAAGAGTAACCAGAACCCTCTTACGAGCTTTATTGGATAGTTCCAAACCAATTGGTACTCATTATGGTGCTTTGTTGGGATTGAAGAATATGGGTAATGAGGTCATCAAGTTAGTATTAATaggaaacttgaagttatGGTATAATCTGGTTATTGACGGCATCAACAATGATTTTGCTAAGGAAGTATTGATTGACAGTGTCATGGACTGTTTAAACGAGTTAAGAATTGAAGATAAATTGAAAACTGATGACATGCAAGTGGATTCAGAAATATCAGAAGATTTGAAATCCGAGTTGGCTCAGAGAATTGGTGAACCATTGGCTGAAGAAGTGCTAAAACTACAAAATAGTAAAGAGATTATAAGAGGAATATTCTTCGGAGAACTCAATGTATAA
- a CDS encoding uncharacterized protein (COG:S; EggNog:ENOG503P0NY) produces the protein MVTFETLINPDGGGGGASKMISIDVLNTLHSVNLGVLSERFHDTLMVLNVSNQVKNELESDKYFSVKFGHTLGGSYIPKEGIMFNIFGSFFGILEINSNKPKSAFHLWANSDSEFHPIEPDTAAQDIELSTINFSMKPPVTLSTTIKPTVISPEQISDPISYIKSRYYSILYSTSIPLSYFPKTAISRLKVLSQNKINLKDHICQIRLTVDQLNARHDGKFGVLKSLDNSTDCLDKQFEISHQADFVTSHNLIQSTESLNNDILQLKLRESQLQIIVLLELILAMELVESNFLYDNHPVLSETQKKVTRRRLIRRKNQPRKIIPTFLGMGVGVSSVETQPDGQKQESDGFSMHSLLHTLDSLIERLRLLDTLYTQKNNTLINFVAYVLVPYYKNNLPLTIKYIIDRIKDSNFKLSSKLKSSRAKQSSKSVTEKKSKTIERPKLVRSADLNLDDKILDPKLMLRRSSSNLSSKNLQRRQVDFSKPVLKSKSMTELNPPTSVFTTQARKLKKPKPNTSLNLSKSFSQVSATPMKPPPKKLIQDLRTPVGVSQPSFINSSPIKEVLLSPINERFKNIDTLKTPVAVNSSPVMVLSSERKKRPGEPIDFIDSPFLDSLRGSSINGSSLPYNNNEDRYD, from the coding sequence ATGGTGACGTTTGAAACGCTTATAAATCCAGACGGCGGGGGAGGGGGTGCCTCAAAAATGATCTCCATCGATGTGCTCAATACTCTCCATTCTGTTAACCTCGGTGTTCTTTCTGAACGTTTCCATGACACGTTGATGGTGCTCAATGTGCTGAACCAAGTGAAGAACGAGCTAGAGCTGGACAAGTATTTCCTGGTGAAATTCGGCCACACTCTAGGTGGTAGCTACATTCCTAAAGAAGGCATTATGTTTAACATATTTGGAAGCTTCTTTGGTatcttggaaatcaactccaataaaCCAAAACTGGCATTCCATCTATGGGCAAATAGCGATTCTGAATTTCATCCTATCGAACCCGATACTGCTGCTCAAGACATCGAGTTGTCAaccatcaacttctccatgAAACCACCTGTTAcattatcaacaaccatAAAACCTACAGTGATTTCCCCTGAACAAATTTCAGATCCTATCTCTTACATCAAGTCGAGATACTATAGTATTCTTTACTCCACATCCATACCGTTGAGTTATTTCCCAAAAACTGCTATTTCTCGGTTGAAGGTGTTATCTCAGAACAAAATTAACCTCAAAGATCATATTTGTCAGATACGCTTAACAGTTGACCAATTAAATGCCAGACACGATGGGAAATTTGGAGTGTTGAAGTCCTTGGATAACTCCACTGACTGCTTGGATAagcaatttgaaatcagcCATCAGGCAGACTTTGTTACCAGTCACAACCTTATCCAAAGTACTGAACTGTTGAATaatgatattttgcaactcaAACTCCGGGAGTCTCAGTTGCAAATTATAGTATTGTTAGAATTGATACTCGCTAtggaacttgttgaactgaACTTTTTGTATGACAATCACCCTGTCCTATCTGAAACTCAAAAGAAGGTAACCCGTCGTCGTTTGATTAGGAGGAAAAATCAACCCCGAAAAATTATCCCAACATTTCTAGGAATGGGGGTGGGAGTTTCAAGTGTCGAAACTCAACCAGATGGACAAAAGCAAGAATCAGATGGATTCAGTATGCATTCCTTATTACATACATTGGACCTGTTGATTGAAAGATTAAGGCTTCTTGATACCTTATACACCCAAAAAAATAATACCTTGATCAATTTTGTGGCATATGTGTTGGTTCCCTACTATAAGAATAATCTTCCGTTGACGATCAAGTATATTATTGACCGTATAAAGGATCTGAATTTCAAGCTCAGCTCCAAATTGAAGTCATCTCGGGCAAAACAATCATCCAAAAGTGTTACCGAGAAGAAACTGAAAACAATAGAAAGGCCTAAGCTAGTACGATCTGCTGATTTAAATCTCGATGACAAAATCCTAGATCccaagttgatgttgagGAGATCAAGTTCTAATTTATCGTCCAAGAACTTACAAAGAAGACAGGTGGATTTCTCTAAACCAGTACTAAAGCTGAAATCAATGACTGAATTAAATCCACCTACTTCGGTATTTACTACTCAAGCTCGAAAGCTTAAGAAGCCGAAACCAAATACGTCCCTCAATTTATCTAAGCTGTTTTCCCAGGTTTCAGCTACACCTATGAAGcctccaccaaagaagcTAATTCAAGATCTCAGAACCCCTGTGGGTGTCTCCCAACCCTCTTTCATCAACCTGTCACCAATCAAAGAAGTACTTCTTTCGCCCATTAATGAAAGATTCAAGAACATTGATACGTTGAAAACTCCTGTGGCCGTGAATTCGTCCCCTGTTATGGTTTTATCGTCTGAGAGGAAGAAACGACCCGGGGAACCAATCGACTTCATTGACTCACCCTTTTTGGACTCTTTACGAGGATCCTCAATAAATGGGTCATCACTTCCATACAATAACAATGAAGACCGATATGACTAA
- a CDS encoding uncharacterized protein (COG:S; EggNog:ENOG503Q3RB), with protein sequence MLESKQVVEQISRKDYVRSEFFIAPTQSIKENEYDDKLDNVATSQFDNHEGDNQSMKIKKLNSEKAEILNKNYQLNEHVKQLTKQLESMNVQSNYFIEDLENSSSSDPSKSSKPPSTYKPESFKISGETSELGNKYYGPQSSSFMIETLKNTQFINDNNSSRNYLDIDSDIKFEGSLIKKPLPKLKPGISTSENLNIIYRLVEKFFSNLSSNYYKTFISKHQLLDFVRDYPNIDNNIWENDDDLLLLIMVLIISIIRITPVELRDIFNLPSSECGAYIDNLIHNDLIYNFEKLRHNLVNESTLTIQSYILCTEYYFIEQRYEECWSMMFHTCSIAYSIGLHVTQRLKLNKLNDIDLNTNIDTTLDENEYDEMEDITKLKIWFSLRILSDKVCSVLGRPNPISFQVNSIILKYNQNYSNINLRKNTTSILLRIGLSECLRLSNMMLIENFMIDFTMTDLLNLSSEFEKEIYLLELYLTEIENDSSHASTEIVSSTTSNSSGGHGGVSEIVGSVSTSYEINDSNGSDGHDSFNELSYDESNYLPIKIEKIDLLNDLVVFYINKAKLFEPFIVKFNKADDDSILILTNLTNSIINFLKLIITIFREFEEKISKKRVYYLKVGKYFRINFPFLNSFIYQGIVIIFTMLNYKSKDFAKLKFNEKFDNQGFLKSLKSQLTILLDINQSFEERIWSINTIYLINRNLGLIESIEKHIYQNNFDEEFANALLNQPNFQQQQSQSAANNLGIINGSPISINSNTQCTSNYLMNFNFNDPFWITNPDNLPYYLGSPNQEFHNQAEEETKHNNFKDMEIDSESRGSFRSTQFIQNQTHHEQPLTQPGKEFTSLNDQFNQTQIGKPKLSFDEEKHKKIKLDDFIHSEFDKQN encoded by the exons ATGTTGGAGAGCAAGCAAGTAGTGGAGCAAATTTCTAGAAAAGACTACGTGAGACTGGAATTTTTTATTGCGCCGACGCAGAGC ATTAAGGAAAATGAATATGATGACAAGCTCGATAATGTCGCCACTAGTCAATTCGATAATCACGAGGGTGACAATCAGTCCATGaagatcaaaaagttgaactcAGAAAAGGCTGAAATACTCAACAAGAACTATCAATTGAACGAGCATGTCAAGCAGTTGACGAAGCAGCTTGAACTGATGAACGTTCAATCCAACTATTTTATAGAAGATCTCGAAAATCTGTCCTCTCTGGACCCatcaaagtcttccaaGCCTCCTTCAACCTATAAACCCGAAAGCTTTAAGATCTCGGGTGAAACAAGTGAGTTGGGTAACAAGTATTATGGACCCCAGAGTTCAAGTTTTATGATAGAAACCCTCAAGAACACCCAGTTCATCAATGACAACAACTCCTCAAGGAACTACCTTGATATAGATAGTGACATTAAGTTTGAAGGatcattgatcaagaaacCATTGCCCAAATTGAAGCCTGGAATATCCACTTCAGAAAATTTGAACATCATTTACAGGCTAGTGGAGAAGTTCTTTCTGAACTTGTCTTCCAACTATTATAAGACATTTATTTCCAAGCATCAGTTATTGGACTTTGTCAGGGATTATCCCAATATTGATAACAATATCTGGGagaatgatgatgatttgttgttgttaaTTATGGTTTTAATTATCTCGATAATCAGAATCACACCGGTGGAATTGAGAGACATTTTCAATCTTCCTAGTAGTGAGTGCGGTGCTTATATCGATAACTTAATTCACAACGACTTGATCTataactttgaaaagttaAGACACAACTTGGTTAATGAGTCCACCCTTACTATTCAAAGTTATATCTTGTGTACTGAGTACTATTTTATTGAGCAAAGATATGAAGAATGTTGGTCCATGATGTTTCACACCTGCTCAATTGCATACTCCATTGGACTACACGTTACCCAACGGTTAAAGTTGAATAAGCTCAACGATATTGATTTGAATACCAATATTGATACCACTCTCGATGAAAATGAATACGACGAGATGGAAGATAtaaccaagttgaaaatttgGTTCTCCCTTAGAATATTGAGTGATAAGGTATGTTCAGTATTGGGAAGACCCAATCCAATTTCTTTCCAGGTCAATTCaatcatcttgaagtataACCAAAACTATTCCAACATCAATCTCCGGAAAAACACCACCTCCATTCTCTTGAGAATCGGGTTGAGTGAGTGTCTTAGACTATCAAACATGATGTTGATTGAGAACTTTATGATTGACTTCACAATGACCGACCtattgaacttgagctCAGAATTTGAGAAGGAGATTTacttgttggagttgtatTTGactgaaattgaaaatgataGTAGCCACGCAAGCACTGAAATTGTATCTTCAACTaccagcaacagcagcGGCGGCCATGGAGGAGTAAGCGAAATTGTTGGATCCGTTTCAACAAGCtatgaaatcaatgatagCAATGGTAGTGACGGGCATGACTCATTTAATGAATTGAGTTATGATGAGCTGAACTACCTTCCCATAAAAATTGAGAAGATTGACTTAttgaatgatttggtggtgttttaCATCAATAAAGCCAAATTGTTTGAACCATTCATCGTCAAATTCAATAAAGCTGATGATGACTCTATTTTGATTTTAaccaatttgaccaattccattatcaacttcttgaaattgattATCACAATCTTTAGAGAATTCGAGGAAAAAATAAGCAAGAAGAGAGTGTACTATTTGAAGGTTGGCAAATATTTCCGAATAAATTTCCCATTCTTAAACTCGTTTATTTATCAAGGAATTGTGATTATCTTTACTATGCTTAATTACAAATCGAAGGATTTCGCCAAgctcaagttcaacgagAAATTTGATAACCAAGGGTTTTTGAAGAGTTTAAAATCCCAGCTCACAATTCTACTCGATATCAATCAAAGTTTTGAGGAGAGAATCTGGTCCATCAATACAATTTACCTTATCAATCGTAATTTGGGGCTTATTGAATCTATCGAAAAGCATATATACCAGAACAATTTTGATGAGGAATTTGCCAATGCTCTTCTTAACCAACCGAATTTCCAACAGCAACAATCACAATCGGCTGCAAATAATTTAGGCATTATCAACGGATCGCCAATTTCAATTAATTCGAATACCCAATGTACTTCCAACTATCTtatgaacttcaacttcaatgacCCATTCTGGATTACCAACCCAGATAATTTACCTTACTATCTTGGATCTCCTAATCAAGAGTTTCATAATCAGGCAGAGGAGGAAACGAAACacaacaatttcaaggaTATGGAAATTGACTCTGAACTGAGAGGTTCTTTCAGGAGCACACAATTCATCCAGAACCAGACACACCATGAACAACCACTCACTCAGCCGGGCAAAGAATTCACCAGTCTCAATGATCAATTTaatcaaacacaaatagGAAAACCGAAACTAAgctttgatgaagaaaagcacaagaagatcaaattGGATGATTTCATTCATTCTGAGTTCGACAAGCAGAATTAG
- the MPC1 gene encoding pyruvate transporter mpc1 (COG:C; EggNog:ENOG503P5SQ): protein MSTFKKFADQVFSKQTFRYLFTTHFWGPVSNFGVPVAALLDLKKDPDLISGPMTGSLIVYSIAFMRYSMAVSPKNYLLFGCHAVNEVAQLAQGFRWANHHYFSEDKKLEDVSPKVA from the coding sequence ATGTCCactttcaagaaattcGCCGATCAGGTATTCAGCAAACAAACATTCAGATACTTGTTTACCACGCATTTCTGGGGACCAGTGTCAAACTTTGGTGTTCCAGTAGCTGCGTTGTtagatttgaagaaagatcCCGATTTGATTTCCGGCCCAATGACAGGTTCATTGATCGTGTATTCCATAGCATTCATGAGATACTCAATGGCTGTGTCACCAAAGAACTACTTGTTGTTCGGATGCCATGCTGTAAATGAAGTTGCTCAATTGGCCCAAGGATTTAGATGGGCTAATCATCATTACTTTAGCGaagacaagaaattggaagaTGTGTCTCCAAAGGTTGCTTGA
- the DDC1 gene encoding DNA damage checkpoint protein (COG:L; EggNog:ENOG503NYUE), which translates to MSFVAHLAQERHLLLWAKSVLALTLVSDDIKFVISEKSITISAVNSTNTSDGDISFERDFFDEYHVSFDGTISHGFDIEDATYSFIVSSNHLSILFKTLDTDSLIKLRVNFDNEFRMLIDITRKLIVKKYQIGYQPVKNQHDPVWKYYVSEHQRQQNILPTCHDSDIKYIRIDHKILKEFVDLVPQQTEEFKIEVKSNKISFNGFTKMILKDNQYLKQPMSITISLNLYELADTNMPPEFNQRINFKLKFFKIFINLISFISLHKLDQSEEFEIYFKAPGDPVLFTLRSTRHVCVHFVQLTNDEAGQTENLITQNPIMKSYKLEEVGRNSSKYATGALTHSTSRSTISRPNLLNPAKELTGDNGSYSDLEPEVDQFNVNFDDESEVELGATQHDEVRSIFD; encoded by the coding sequence ATGTCGTTTGTTGCTCATTTAGCACAAGAAAGGCATCTACTTCTATGGGCTAAGTCTGTCTTGGCTCTAACTTTGGTTAGTGACGATATCAAGTTTGTGATCAGTGAAAAGTCCATTACCATCTCAGCAGTAAATTCAACTAATACCAGTGATGGAGACATCTCGTTTGAAAGGGACTTCTTTGACGAGTATCACGTATCTTTTGATGGTACAATTTCGCATGGATTCGATATAGAAGATGCCACATACCTGTTTATTGTCAGTTCCAACCACTTATCAATCCTTTTCAAAACTTTGGATACGGACAGCTTGATAAAACTACGTGTCAACTTTGACAATGAATTCCGTATGCTCATTGACATCACCAGAAAGCTCATTGTAAAGAAGTATCAAATCGGTTATCAGCCAGTGAAAAACCAACACGATCCCGTATGGAAATATTATGTGTCAGAACACCAGCGCCAGCAAAATATTTTACCAACTTGCCATGATTCGGACATAAAGTACATTAGAATTGACCACAAGATATTGAAGGAGTTTGTTGACTTGGTTCCACAACAAACTGAAGAATTCAAGATCGAAGTCAAGAGCAACAAGATCAGTTTCAACGGCTTTACCAAAATGATTTTGAAAGATAACCAATATCTCAAACAGCCAATGTCAATCACCATTTCACTCAACTTGTACGAACTTGCTGATACCAACATGCCACCAGAGTTTAACCAGAGGATTAATTTTaaattgaagttcttcaagattttcATAAATCTTATTAGCTTTATCCTGCTCCATAAGCTTGATCAAAGCGAGGAATTCGAAATCTACTTCAAGGCTCCTGGGGACCCTGTTTTATTTACCTTGAGAAGTACTCGCCATGTATGTGTGcactttgttcaactcaCAAATGATGAAGCCGGTCAAACCGAGAACCTAATCACCCAAAACCCAATCATGAAAAGTTATAAGCTTGAGGAAGTAGGTAGGAACTCCCTGAAATATGCCACAGGAGCTTTGACCCATCTGACTAGTCGCTCAACTATTTCAAGGCCAAATTTACTAAATCCGGCAAAAGAATTAACCGGTGATAACGGCTCATACTCCGATCTTGAGCCTGAAGTCGACCAATTCAATGTAAACTTCGATGATGAGTCGGAGGTGGAGCTAGGAGCCACTCAACATGATGAGGTCCGTTCCATATTTGATTGA
- the DCG1 gene encoding dal80p-controlled protein (COG:E; EggNog:ENOG503P15C), translated as MYKLLVINPNSSEKVTNDMRDLLPQVPGIQYDFYTAPAAAPSEIDGEHAGEVSEAVVYPDLIKRKLLDYDGYLVCCYSDHPLVYSLTQSTNKPILGIMLGSLIYSVSNPRFSKSMILTSTSSWNNTLDKSILKFFKSHSFPQSMARTKSFDINVVNLNNPVVYGEIVKKVQLYLDEEPQVNCVLLGCAGMVGLDSKLAKTFPDVRFIDSVRVSAEILASLVRFETS; from the coding sequence ATGTATAAGTTGTTGGTAATTAACCCCAACTCCAGTGAAAAAGTTACAAATGATATGAGAGACCTTCTCCCACAGGTCCCGGGGATTCAATACGATTTTTACACCGCACCAGCAGCCGCCCCATCGGAAATCGATGGTGAACACGCTGGTGAAGTGTCTGAAGCGGTGGTATACCCGGATTTGATTAAGCGTAAATTACTTGACTATGACGGGTACTTGGTGTGTTGTTACTCCGACCATCCGTTGGTTTATAGTTTGACCCAAAGCACAAACAAGCCAATTTTAGGAATTATGCTTGGATCATTGATCTATTCGGTGCTGAATCCCCGATTCTCCAAACTGATGATTCTCACAAGTACCAGTAGCTGGAACAATACTCTTGACAAGTCCATCCTaaagtttttcaaatcacATTCGTTTCCCCAGTCTATGGCTAGAACCAAAAGTTTTGATATTAATGTCGTGAATTTAAATAACCCCGTAGTGTATGGGGAAATTGTGAAAAAGGTCCAGCTTTACTTGGATGAGGAGCCCCAAGTAAACTGTGTATTGTTGGGATGTGCTGGTATGGTGGGTCTTGATTCTAAGCTCGCAAAGACGTTTCCGGATGTGAGGTTTATCGATAGCGTAAGAGTCAGTGCCGAAATATTGGCGTCGCTTGTTCGATTTGAAACTTCCTGA